A region of Lycium barbarum isolate Lr01 chromosome 1, ASM1917538v2, whole genome shotgun sequence DNA encodes the following proteins:
- the LOC132608223 gene encoding RNA demethylase ALKBH10B-like translates to MVSETFAKDAILAWFRGEFAAANAIIDALCNHITQLEGGTSSEYESVFASIHRRRLNWIPILQMQKYCSIAEVTLDLRKVAQKKMKDREEEFATEVNADVASSNSLEFSENGHDSPESDITDTGSQIQPLLESVEFCSNHENCEARHAQIKMTKGFVSKEPVKGHMVNVVRGLKLFEDVFTPNEISKLYDLVNELRVAGQNGDLKGETFILFNQQVKGNKREMIQLGTPIFGQIKEEATCLKSNIEPIPALLQGVIDHLVQWNLISESRRPNSCIITYFDEGEYSQPFLKPPHLDQPVSTLLLSESMMAFGRALVSDSDGKYKGSFMLSLKEGSLLVMRGNSADMARHALCSSASKRVAITFFKVRTEMNSSVSDQIPPLTKAMTLWQPGVPTRYSTPNGAANGYKIMNVTPKWSFLRAPEVMLAPVHPMVLSPRRIPNGGTGVFLPLSRKPAKHLPPRAQKRRFLELPSPGNSPKSVSSSEASMEV, encoded by the exons ATGGTATCGGAGACATTTGCTAAGGATGCAATATTAGCGTGGTTTAGGGGAGAGTTTGCAGCTGCAAATGCGATAATAGATGCGTTATGTAACCATATAACACAGCTTGAAGGAGGGACATCATCGGAGTATGAATCGGTATTTGCGAGCATACATAGAAGGAGACTGAATTGGATCCCAATTCTTCAGATGCAAAAGTACTGTTCTATCGCTGAGGTTACTCTTGATTTACGCAAAGTTGCCCAGAAAAAGATGAAGGACAGAGAAGAGGAGTTTGCTACGGAAGTGAATGCTGATGTGGCAAGCAGTAATTCCCTGGAGTTCTCTGAAAATGGACACGATTCTCCTGAGAGTGACATCACTGATACAG GATCCCAAATACAGCCGTTGCTAGAAAGTGTTGAATTCTGCTCAAACCATGAGAACTGTGAGGCAAGGCATGCCCAAATCAAGATGACAAAGGGCTTTGTGTCAAAGGAGCCAGTCAAAGGGCATATG GTGAATGTAGTACGAGGTCTGAAGTTATTCGAAGACGTATTTACTCCAAATGAAATCTCTAAACTCTATGACCTTGTGAATGAACTTCGTGTTGCTGGCCAGAATGGTGATCTCAAAG GTGAAACTTTTATTTTATTCAACCAGCAAGTGAAGGGTAACAAAAGAGAGATGATTCAACTTGGGACCCCAATTTTCGGACAAATAAAAGAGGAGGCCACATGTCTTAAGA GTAACATTGAACCAATTCCAGCTCTTCTACAAGGTGTCATAGACCACCTGGTTCAGTGGAATCTAATATCAGAAAGTAGAAGACCTAACAGCTGCATCATCACCTACTTTGATGAG GGGGAGTATTCACAGCCTTTCCTAAAACCACCTCATTTGGACCAGCCAGTGTCTACCCTTCTCCTCTCTGAATCAATGATGGCATTTGGTAGAGCCCTTGTAAGTGACAGTGATGGGAAATACAAAGGATCATTCATGCTTTCTCTTAAAGAAGG GTCTCTTTTAGTCATGAGAGGAAACAGTGCTGATATGGCCAGACATGCACTGTGCTCATCAGCTAGCAAAAGAGTTGCTATTACATTCTTCAAAGTAAGAACAGAGATGAATAGCTCCGTCTCAGATCAAATCCCTCCTCTGACTAAAGCAATGACCTTATGGCAACCCGGTGTCCCAACACGATATTCGACTCCAAATGGAGCAGCTAATGGTTATAAGATAATGAACGTGACACCTAAATGGAGTTTCCTTAGAGCTCCAGAAGTTATGCTAGCTCCTGTGCATCCAATGGTTTTAAGCCCCCGAAGGATTCCAAATGGTGGTACTGGTGTTTTTCTTCCATTATCCAGAAAACCTGCAAAACATCTCCCGCCACGTGCCCAGAAAAGACGGTTTCTTGAGCTACCTTCCCCTGGTAACTCACCTAAATCAGTGAGCAGTTCAGAAGCAAGTATGGAAGTTTAG